From one Desulfurobacterium thermolithotrophum DSM 11699 genomic stretch:
- a CDS encoding MlaD family protein, whose product MAKKLSLEAKVGAFVVLSFLGLGVIATTLEPLKFKRGISEKHYYIKFKNVAGLEKDAPVRVAGVTVGKVIGIKVKENSAIVEIIFLKPVKLYKDASARIETMGLMGEKYVELNPGSPLNPELPSGAVIEKTQDSPSIDELISALYETIEKFNNALITPNGENRLAVIMDKISQLTSHIDKAVNNLNGMMEENRKTIKEVLENALVLSSTLKEELPQIMDNVNSLTTQLSEIAVENRQDIRETIVSLREVSERAPKIAEKIDKLTSQIQKLLNEENLQNIQEITKNLKSTSKEFKELLTKVNEGKGTIGKLFNDETLYKNLSKTTETLGKVADKFQTTKTFIGFRGDVNTRTGDTRGILSLKILPAEDHYYLLEVVGDSQGKVDKKDYYITYDGTTERREEIVKNYKTEFTLQYAKVFNDKWLHPGSKFVLRGGLKESTGGIGLDYIYNDKYMIFSDVWDAGRKELDGKTIPPHLRIGLRYNLNKNWYLYFGGDELLYHKYRGFFVGTGVLFGDDDLKYLLGSIPGGIK is encoded by the coding sequence ATGGCTAAGAAACTAAGTCTTGAAGCAAAAGTAGGAGCCTTTGTAGTTTTAAGTTTTCTTGGATTAGGAGTAATTGCTACAACTTTAGAACCTTTAAAGTTTAAAAGAGGTATTTCAGAAAAACACTACTACATAAAGTTTAAAAACGTAGCAGGACTAGAGAAAGATGCTCCTGTAAGAGTCGCTGGAGTTACGGTTGGAAAAGTAATAGGCATAAAAGTAAAAGAAAACAGCGCCATTGTCGAGATTATTTTTTTAAAGCCTGTTAAGCTTTACAAAGATGCATCTGCACGAATAGAAACAATGGGACTTATGGGAGAAAAGTATGTAGAGCTTAATCCCGGTTCACCACTAAATCCAGAACTTCCTTCAGGAGCAGTAATTGAGAAGACACAGGATTCCCCATCAATAGATGAGCTTATAAGTGCTTTGTACGAGACTATTGAAAAGTTTAACAATGCCTTAATAACGCCTAATGGGGAAAACCGACTTGCCGTTATAATGGACAAGATTTCCCAGCTTACTTCTCACATTGATAAGGCTGTAAACAACCTAAACGGTATGATGGAAGAAAACAGAAAGACAATCAAGGAAGTTTTAGAAAATGCTCTTGTCCTTTCTTCTACTTTAAAAGAAGAACTTCCGCAAATTATGGATAATGTAAACTCTCTTACTACTCAGCTTTCAGAAATAGCCGTTGAAAATAGACAGGATATTAGAGAAACTATTGTTAGCCTTAGAGAAGTTTCAGAGAGAGCTCCAAAAATCGCAGAGAAAATAGACAAGTTAACATCTCAAATTCAAAAACTTTTAAATGAGGAAAACCTTCAAAACATTCAAGAGATAACGAAAAACCTAAAGAGCACATCGAAAGAGTTTAAAGAACTTCTTACAAAGGTTAATGAAGGAAAAGGAACAATTGGAAAACTCTTTAACGATGAAACTCTTTATAAAAATCTATCTAAAACTACTGAAACTCTTGGAAAGGTGGCAGATAAGTTTCAAACTACTAAAACTTTTATAGGATTTAGAGGAGATGTAAATACAAGAACTGGAGATACAAGAGGTATTTTATCTTTAAAAATACTTCCTGCAGAAGACCATTACTATCTATTAGAAGTTGTTGGAGATTCACAAGGAAAAGTAGACAAAAAAGATTACTACATAACATACGATGGTACAACGGAAAGAAGAGAGGAAATAGTAAAGAACTATAAGACAGAATTTACTCTACAGTATGCAAAAGTCTTTAACGATAAATGGCTCCATCCTGGAAGCAAGTTTGTTTTAAGAGGAGGACTTAAAGAAAGTACAGGAGGTATCGGATTAGACTACATATATAACGATAAGTATATGATTTTTTCTGACGTTTGGGATGCAGGAAGAAAAGAACTAGATGGAAAAACAATTCCTCCGCACCTTAGAATTGGCTTAAGGTACAATCTCAATAAAAACTGGTATCTATACTTTGGTGGAGATGAACTTCTATACCATAAATATAGAGGATTTTTCGTTGGTACAGGTGTTCTCTTTGGAGATGATGACTTAAAGTATCTGCTTGGTTCTATTCCAGGAGGGATAAAGTGA
- a CDS encoding MlaE family ABC transporter permease: MFKLLEAIGRVTINFLEFWGSWLIISVKAIVLAFRKPIRFKHYLYQLASIGTGSLPVIAITSLFTGGVIALETYEAFHRFNAEYMIGGVVAISMARELGPVLTALLITARSGSAMAAEIGTMKVTEQIDALRMMAVNPIKYLITPRVYTSVIAVTLLTIISDIVGYIGGYIVSVVVFNINKTLYIRYTQNLAEMNDVYHGLIKAAIFGFLIATISCLYGYFTKGGAKGVGESTTKAVVVSSISILIFDYLITFILRFFDL; this comes from the coding sequence TTGTTTAAGCTTTTAGAAGCTATCGGCAGAGTAACCATAAATTTCCTTGAGTTTTGGGGTAGTTGGCTAATTATTTCAGTAAAGGCAATAGTTCTTGCATTTAGAAAACCAATAAGATTCAAACATTATTTATATCAACTTGCTTCCATTGGAACAGGCTCTCTTCCTGTAATAGCAATTACATCTCTTTTTACTGGAGGTGTTATTGCTCTTGAAACGTACGAAGCTTTCCACAGGTTTAATGCTGAGTATATGATTGGAGGAGTTGTAGCAATATCTATGGCAAGAGAACTTGGACCTGTTCTAACTGCTCTTCTTATCACAGCAAGATCTGGTTCTGCTATGGCTGCAGAAATAGGAACGATGAAAGTTACCGAGCAAATAGACGCACTTAGGATGATGGCAGTTAACCCAATAAAATACTTAATTACTCCAAGGGTTTATACATCGGTTATTGCTGTTACTCTTTTAACAATTATTTCTGACATTGTAGGTTATATTGGTGGTTATATCGTTAGTGTGGTTGTTTTCAACATCAATAAAACGCTTTATATCAGGTATACCCAAAATTTAGCAGAAATGAATGACGTCTATCATGGACTTATTAAAGCTGCCATTTTTGGATTTCTCATTGCAACTATAAGCTGTTTATACGGATACTTTACAAAAGGTGGAGCAAAAGGAGTAGGAGAATCCACAACTAAAGCAGTTGTAGTTTCTTCTATATCAATCCTCATATTTGACTATTTAATAACTTTTATTTTGAGGTTTTTTGACCTATGA
- a CDS encoding sigma-54-dependent transcriptional regulator, translating to MAKILIADDEKSIRVVLKKYLSSLGHEVIEASDGIKAIEVLNKESIDIAFVDIRMPKKTGLEILKEVKNVPIVILTAYGTMDYAIKAMENGAIEYITKPFSFEEIKSILDKVLSLQEREEEEESFCVEDEIIGTSRKMQEVFKLIGRVAKSNATILITGESGTGKELIAKAIHKYSSRRDRPFLAVNCAALPPNLLEAELFGYEKGAFTGAISSKKGIFEQANGGTIFLDEIGELELSLQSKLLRVLQEKEIRRIGGTKTIKVDVRIVTATNRNLEEEVKKGNFREDLFFRLNVVNINLPPLRERREDIIPLAVYFIKKFSKEFKLPVKELSESTVEWLLNYDFPGNVRELENMILRAMLLSPIDIIDVKDLKPTAIISKEPAFEEAIRNFVVEIFTVEQKEKNNLYDLVIKSAERILISEVLKYCNYNQVKAAKILGIHRNTLRKKIKELKIEISN from the coding sequence ATGGCGAAGATTCTCATTGCTGATGATGAAAAGAGTATAAGAGTGGTTTTAAAAAAATACCTTTCTTCTTTAGGTCATGAGGTTATTGAGGCCTCAGATGGAATTAAAGCTATAGAAGTTCTTAATAAAGAAAGTATAGACATTGCGTTTGTTGACATAAGAATGCCAAAAAAAACAGGACTTGAGATACTTAAGGAAGTAAAGAATGTTCCAATCGTTATCTTAACTGCTTATGGCACTATGGATTATGCTATAAAAGCAATGGAAAACGGAGCAATAGAATACATTACAAAACCGTTTTCTTTTGAAGAAATAAAGTCCATCCTAGATAAAGTGTTAAGTTTGCAGGAACGAGAAGAAGAAGAAGAAAGTTTTTGCGTAGAAGATGAGATTATTGGAACAAGCAGGAAAATGCAAGAAGTCTTTAAACTTATTGGTAGAGTTGCTAAAAGCAATGCAACGATACTCATAACGGGAGAAAGCGGAACAGGAAAAGAACTTATTGCAAAAGCCATTCACAAATATTCTTCAAGAAGAGATAGACCTTTTTTAGCCGTAAATTGTGCAGCTCTTCCACCTAACCTTCTTGAGGCAGAGCTCTTTGGCTATGAAAAAGGTGCCTTTACAGGAGCAATATCAAGTAAGAAAGGTATTTTTGAACAAGCAAATGGAGGGACTATTTTTCTTGATGAAATAGGAGAACTTGAACTTTCTCTTCAGTCGAAACTCTTACGTGTTCTTCAGGAAAAAGAAATAAGAAGAATAGGAGGAACTAAAACTATCAAAGTTGACGTTAGAATTGTTACAGCAACAAATAGGAATCTCGAAGAAGAAGTAAAAAAGGGAAATTTTAGAGAAGACCTCTTTTTCCGTCTAAATGTTGTAAATATAAACTTGCCTCCTCTAAGAGAAAGAAGAGAAGACATAATTCCTCTTGCTGTTTACTTTATAAAGAAGTTTTCTAAGGAATTTAAGCTTCCTGTTAAAGAACTTTCTGAAAGTACCGTTGAGTGGCTTTTAAACTATGACTTTCCAGGAAATGTTAGAGAACTTGAAAATATGATTTTGAGAGCTATGCTTCTTTCTCCTATTGATATCATCGATGTAAAAGATTTAAAGCCTACTGCTATTATCAGCAAAGAACCTGCATTTGAAGAAGCAATAAGGAATTTTGTGGTAGAAATTTTTACTGTTGAGCAAAAGGAAAAGAATAACCTTTATGACCTTGTTATAAAAAGTGCTGAAAGGATTTTAATATCAGAAGTTTTAAAATACTGTAACTACAATCAAGTTAAAGCAGCTAAAATTCTTGGAATTCACAGGAATACTCTCAGAAAGAAAATAAAAGAACTAAAAATAGAAATTTCTAATTAA
- the hisH gene encoding imidazole glycerol phosphate synthase subunit HisH — protein MIAVIDYGMGNLRSVSKALEHIGADVVVTDELQKLKDAKGLVLPGVGAFKDAVRNLKDKGLWETIIREVEKGKPLLGICLGLQLLFEKSYEFGETQGFGFIKGGVVRFELSKEYKIPHMGWNQIYKKKESTLLEGIKEGEFFYFVHSFYVKPKDEKVKLTETDYGIFFTSSIEKENILATQFHPEKSQKAGLKLLENFYRFVKKY, from the coding sequence GTGATAGCAGTAATAGATTACGGAATGGGAAACCTTAGAAGTGTAAGCAAAGCTTTAGAGCATATTGGAGCAGACGTTGTTGTTACTGATGAACTACAAAAACTAAAAGACGCGAAAGGACTTGTTCTTCCGGGAGTTGGAGCTTTTAAGGACGCTGTGAGAAACCTTAAAGATAAAGGTCTTTGGGAAACTATTATACGCGAAGTTGAAAAGGGAAAACCTCTTTTGGGAATATGTCTTGGACTTCAACTTCTTTTTGAAAAGAGTTACGAATTTGGAGAAACTCAAGGTTTTGGATTCATAAAAGGAGGAGTTGTTAGGTTCGAACTTTCAAAGGAGTATAAAATTCCTCATATGGGCTGGAATCAAATTTATAAGAAGAAAGAATCTACTTTACTTGAAGGAATAAAGGAAGGAGAGTTTTTCTACTTTGTTCATTCTTTTTATGTAAAACCAAAAGATGAAAAGGTTAAGTTAACAGAAACAGATTATGGAATTTTCTTTACTTCTTCCATTGAAAAAGAAAATATTTTGGCCACTCAGTTTCATCCAGAAAAAAGTCAAAAAGCAGGTTTAAAGCTTCTTGAAAATTTTTATAGGTTTGTAAAAAAATATTAG
- a CDS encoding ABC transporter ATP-binding protein: MKEVIIVENLKKSFGENVVHDGITFSVYDGEIFVIMGPSGTGKSVLLKQIAGLMKPDSGKVVVYGMDILNLDEEELVRFRETLTYVFQHGALFDSLPVWHNVAFYLIEKKGIKEKEAREKARYYLSLLGLSGTEDHYPSELSGGMKKRVALARALCMNPKCILFDEPTSGLDPVMTVIFDRLILRLKKEFKKTCIVVTHDVNSAFRIADRIAILWNGKIVQIGTPEEIKHSENPVVKQFINGEPEGPITIAMEQGNG, translated from the coding sequence ATGAAAGAAGTAATTATCGTTGAAAACTTAAAGAAATCCTTTGGAGAAAACGTTGTCCATGACGGAATTACATTTAGCGTTTACGATGGAGAAATTTTTGTAATTATGGGACCATCAGGAACAGGAAAAAGTGTTCTGCTAAAGCAAATTGCAGGTCTCATGAAACCAGATAGCGGAAAAGTTGTTGTATATGGAATGGACATTTTGAATCTTGATGAAGAGGAATTGGTTAGATTTCGTGAAACTTTGACTTATGTCTTTCAACATGGAGCTCTCTTTGATTCCCTTCCAGTATGGCATAACGTAGCTTTTTACCTAATTGAAAAGAAAGGAATTAAGGAAAAAGAAGCAAGAGAAAAGGCAAGATACTATCTTTCCCTTTTAGGACTTTCTGGTACAGAAGATCATTATCCATCTGAGCTTTCAGGAGGTATGAAAAAAAGAGTAGCCCTTGCAAGAGCTCTCTGTATGAACCCAAAGTGCATTCTTTTCGATGAACCGACTTCCGGACTTGATCCTGTTATGACTGTAATTTTTGATAGATTGATTCTTAGGTTGAAGAAGGAATTCAAAAAAACATGTATTGTAGTTACTCATGATGTTAACAGTGCTTTTAGAATTGCAGATAGAATCGCTATTCTCTGGAACGGAAAGATAGTTCAAATTGGAACTCCTGAAGAGATAAAACATTCCGAAAACCCTGTTGTCAAACAGTTCATCAATGGGGAACCGGAAGGACCTATAACCATAGCAATGGAGCAAGGAAATGGCTAA
- a CDS encoding two-component system sensor histidine kinase NtrB produces the protein MKVEDLLFSFPFPIAITDGEGRITYTNQKFELLFNKSFKYLKGKKIAEFFQKRKEVEEKIKKAHTDLLEIFGFRDGEYYLTFSPLYVSSKVEGVMVIIQAVEENPFNQDILFFLKGLSHEIRNPLSGIKGAAKLFSQIKEYDEELITVLLEETERIERLLDNVIKSFDFSILNFCKVNIHRIIQNVVKLFEPVLSEKEISVVYDFDPSLPEILLDGDKITQAIMNIFKNAIEAVSDSEKKLIKIETGYAIQPSGFIFIRIKDTGIGMDENELKSFLLPFFSTKESGTGLGAFITSEIIKRHGGDLKVKSQKGIGTEITILLPMKRSDGEDSHC, from the coding sequence GTGAAAGTAGAAGACCTTCTTTTTTCTTTTCCCTTCCCCATTGCAATTACTGATGGGGAAGGGAGAATAACTTATACAAATCAAAAGTTTGAGCTTCTCTTTAATAAATCTTTTAAATATCTAAAAGGTAAAAAAATTGCAGAATTCTTTCAAAAAAGAAAAGAAGTAGAAGAAAAAATAAAAAAAGCTCATACAGACCTTCTGGAAATTTTTGGCTTTAGAGATGGAGAATATTATTTAACGTTTTCTCCTCTTTATGTATCGTCAAAAGTTGAAGGCGTTATGGTTATTATCCAAGCTGTAGAAGAAAATCCTTTTAATCAGGATATACTATTTTTTCTAAAAGGTCTTTCTCACGAAATAAGAAATCCTTTAAGTGGCATTAAAGGAGCCGCTAAACTCTTTTCACAGATAAAAGAATATGATGAAGAATTAATTACAGTTTTACTTGAAGAGACAGAAAGGATAGAAAGACTTCTTGACAATGTTATTAAAAGCTTTGACTTTTCCATACTGAATTTTTGTAAAGTAAATATACATAGAATTATTCAAAATGTGGTTAAACTCTTTGAGCCTGTGCTATCAGAAAAAGAAATTTCTGTTGTCTACGATTTTGATCCTTCTCTTCCTGAAATTCTTTTAGATGGAGATAAAATCACTCAAGCTATTATGAACATTTTCAAAAACGCTATTGAAGCTGTTTCTGACTCAGAAAAGAAACTAATTAAGATAGAAACAGGATATGCTATTCAACCTTCAGGATTTATATTTATCCGTATAAAAGATACGGGAATTGGAATGGATGAAAATGAGCTAAAAAGTTTTCTTCTACCTTTCTTTTCTACAAAAGAAAGCGGTACAGGATTAGGTGCGTTTATAACATCTGAAATTATAAAAAGACATGGTGGTGATTTAAAAGTAAAGAGCCAAAAAGGAATTGGCACAGAAATAACTATACTTCTTCCTATGAAGAGGAGTGATGGCGAAGATTCTCATTGCTGA
- a CDS encoding ATP-binding protein has product MNQICKLHIKQEILDKVKRQVILCQDGSLFIPQYPGGIDYSKCTGCGKCVEVCPQGCIKLEEVDGKLVAIFSNWELCIGDGICKIICPENAFL; this is encoded by the coding sequence ATGAATCAGATTTGTAAGTTACATATAAAACAGGAAATTCTTGATAAAGTAAAAAGGCAAGTGATTCTATGTCAAGATGGTTCTCTTTTTATTCCCCAATATCCTGGAGGAATTGACTATTCAAAATGTACAGGTTGTGGTAAGTGTGTAGAAGTCTGTCCTCAAGGATGTATTAAATTAGAGGAAGTAGATGGAAAATTAGTAGCTATTTTTTCCAATTGGGAGCTCTGTATTGGTGATGGAATATGCAAAATCATTTGTCCTGAGAATGCTTTTTTGTGA
- the lysS gene encoding lysine--tRNA ligase, translated as MAEERIVEQRKEKIERLKELGYEPYAYKYEVTTTAKELLDKFGRHKEGEDKEKEQLPEEEFSLAGRIVSMRVMGKAAFFHIQDGTEKIQCYVRRDLVGEEFYNKIFKKLIDIGDIVGVKGKLFRTRTGELTLETFQITLLTKSLRPLPEKWHGLTDVEKRYRQRYLDLIVNPQVREIFRTRTKIIKKLREFLDSKGFMEVETPILQPIASGAAAKPFITHYNALDIDVYLRIAPELYLKRLLVGGFERVYELGKNFRNEGISTRHNPEFTMVEFYMAYADYNDLMELTEELFEYLLDEIFGKGAREIEYQGTKLSFKRPFRRISYLEELSKKTSLTEDELLHDEEKVLEKAKEVGVENAEKLSHFKRVQELFEALIEPELIQPTFVIDFPKAISPLAKEKRGNPELVERFELFIFGREIANAYTELNNPEEQEARFRQQLEEKAKGDDEAMEYDADFITALEYGMPPTAGEGIGIDRLVMLFTDKDSIREVLLFPQLRPEKKHHVEETKDSN; from the coding sequence ATGGCTGAAGAAAGAATAGTTGAACAGAGAAAAGAGAAAATTGAAAGACTAAAAGAGCTTGGCTATGAACCTTACGCTTACAAGTACGAGGTAACAACTACTGCAAAAGAGCTCCTTGATAAATTTGGAAGACATAAAGAAGGAGAAGACAAAGAAAAAGAACAATTACCGGAGGAAGAATTTTCTCTTGCCGGAAGAATAGTCTCTATGAGAGTCATGGGTAAAGCTGCTTTTTTCCACATTCAGGACGGAACTGAAAAAATTCAGTGTTACGTTAGAAGAGATTTAGTAGGAGAAGAGTTTTACAACAAAATCTTCAAAAAATTAATTGATATAGGTGACATAGTTGGAGTTAAGGGAAAGCTTTTCAGAACACGAACTGGAGAGTTAACTCTTGAAACTTTCCAGATAACACTTTTAACAAAATCTCTTAGACCTTTGCCTGAAAAATGGCACGGTCTTACAGACGTCGAAAAGAGATATAGACAAAGATATCTTGATCTGATAGTTAATCCTCAGGTAAGAGAAATCTTTAGAACAAGAACAAAGATAATAAAGAAATTGAGAGAGTTTTTAGACAGTAAAGGATTTATGGAGGTTGAAACTCCTATCTTGCAGCCGATAGCATCAGGTGCAGCTGCAAAGCCTTTCATCACTCATTACAATGCTCTTGACATAGATGTTTATCTTAGGATTGCTCCTGAACTTTATCTAAAAAGACTTTTAGTTGGTGGTTTTGAAAGAGTTTACGAGCTTGGAAAGAACTTCAGAAATGAAGGAATTAGTACAAGACACAACCCAGAGTTTACAATGGTAGAGTTCTATATGGCCTATGCAGATTACAACGATTTGATGGAACTAACTGAAGAGCTCTTTGAGTACTTGCTTGACGAAATTTTCGGTAAAGGAGCAAGAGAAATAGAGTATCAAGGAACTAAACTCTCTTTCAAAAGACCGTTTAGGAGAATTTCCTATCTTGAAGAGCTCTCAAAGAAAACAAGTCTGACAGAAGACGAGCTCCTACACGATGAAGAAAAAGTGCTTGAAAAAGCAAAGGAAGTAGGAGTTGAGAATGCAGAAAAACTTTCCCACTTTAAAAGAGTTCAAGAGCTCTTTGAAGCCTTAATAGAACCAGAGCTTATTCAACCGACCTTTGTTATAGATTTTCCTAAAGCAATATCTCCGCTTGCAAAAGAAAAAAGAGGAAACCCTGAGCTTGTTGAAAGATTTGAGCTTTTTATCTTTGGTAGAGAAATTGCTAACGCTTACACAGAGCTTAATAACCCAGAGGAACAGGAAGCAAGATTTAGACAACAGCTTGAAGAAAAGGCAAAAGGTGACGACGAAGCAATGGAATACGATGCAGACTTTATAACAGCTCTTGAGTACGGAATGCCTCCAACGGCTGGAGAAGGAATAGGAATTGATAGACTCGTAATGCTCTTTACAGATAAAGATTCAATTAGAGAAGTTTTGCTTTTC
- the gspG gene encoding type II secretion system major pseudopilin GspG, giving the protein MRKRRKGFTLIELMVVIVILGLLAALVAPKFLKRGEEAKVTTTEVQMKNIEQALKLYKLHNSFYPTTDQGLKALVEKPQQEPIPKNWKGPYLEKIPKDAWGNSFIYVSDGKHFTLISPGPDGEEGTKDDLKVGG; this is encoded by the coding sequence ATGAGAAAAAGAAGGAAAGGATTTACTCTTATAGAACTAATGGTTGTTATTGTTATTTTAGGACTTCTTGCAGCTCTTGTTGCACCAAAATTTTTAAAAAGAGGAGAAGAAGCAAAAGTTACAACAACTGAAGTTCAAATGAAAAATATCGAACAGGCTTTAAAACTTTATAAACTTCACAACTCTTTCTATCCAACCACGGATCAAGGATTAAAAGCACTTGTAGAAAAACCACAGCAAGAACCTATTCCTAAAAACTGGAAAGGACCTTATTTAGAAAAAATCCCTAAGGATGCTTGGGGAAATAGTTTTATTTATGTTTCTGACGGCAAACATTTTACTCTTATTTCTCCTGGTCCTGATGGTGAAGAAGGAACAAAAGATGATTTAAAGGTTGGTGGATAA
- a CDS encoding 4Fe-4S dicluster domain-containing protein has translation MENVEVKEDELLSDENGNYAYLTLGGYLYTPAFLETIDKEKCQNCEQCLQMCETRDLDEEGNIIAAYSELCSGCGHCVNLCPSKGIKATPLPLEEMIKRMRRRKEENR, from the coding sequence TTGGAGAATGTAGAAGTTAAAGAAGATGAACTTCTCTCAGACGAAAACGGTAATTATGCATATCTGACTCTCGGAGGATACCTTTATACTCCAGCTTTCTTAGAAACTATAGACAAAGAAAAATGTCAAAATTGTGAACAGTGTCTCCAAATGTGTGAGACAAGAGATCTTGACGAGGAAGGAAATATTATTGCTGCTTATTCCGAGCTTTGCAGTGGATGCGGTCACTGTGTTAATCTTTGTCCTTCAAAAGGAATAAAAGCTACCCCTCTTCCTCTAGAAGAAATGATAAAAAGGATGAGAAGAAGAAAAGAAGAAAACAGATAA
- the rlmB gene encoding 23S rRNA (guanosine(2251)-2'-O)-methyltransferase RlmB, with amino-acid sequence MVVYGVNPVAEALRAGYPVLKIYAEKTFRDREKILPFARKRGIKIVKVGKKKLFELAKTEKHQGIVAVISPVEPKDFEELVQRALETNGCLLFLDRIEDPHNLGAIFRSADAFGVAGIVLPKDRSATITNTVVKASTGAVFYIPFSIVSSFRLALKKFKEAGGWLIGLESGGKSISNYSFPFPLGLVAGSEGKGLSKTTLKLLDDTVTIPMKGHVNSLNVSNAVAIGLYLVSQQQSK; translated from the coding sequence ATGGTTGTTTATGGAGTCAATCCTGTAGCTGAAGCTTTAAGGGCTGGATATCCAGTCTTAAAGATCTATGCTGAAAAAACTTTTAGAGATAGAGAAAAAATTCTTCCTTTTGCAAGAAAAAGGGGAATTAAGATAGTAAAGGTTGGAAAAAAGAAGCTTTTTGAACTTGCTAAAACTGAAAAACACCAAGGAATAGTTGCAGTTATTTCTCCTGTAGAACCAAAAGATTTTGAAGAACTCGTTCAAAGAGCTCTTGAAACTAATGGCTGTCTTCTTTTTCTTGATAGAATCGAAGACCCTCACAATCTTGGTGCAATTTTTAGATCAGCAGATGCATTTGGAGTAGCTGGAATAGTTCTTCCAAAGGATAGAAGTGCTACAATAACAAATACTGTTGTTAAAGCTTCTACCGGAGCTGTTTTTTACATTCCTTTTTCGATTGTTTCAAGTTTTAGATTAGCTCTTAAGAAATTCAAGGAAGCAGGTGGTTGGCTCATTGGGCTTGAATCTGGAGGCAAAAGTATAAGCAATTACTCCTTTCCATTTCCTTTAGGTCTTGTGGCTGGCTCTGAAGGGAAAGGACTATCTAAGACAACTCTCAAGCTACTTGACGATACTGTTACTATTCCAATGAAGGGACATGTTAACTCTTTAAATGTTTCAAATGCTGTTGCAATAGGACTATATTTAGTATCCCAACAACAGAGCAAGTAG